AGATAAACATTTTGCGCTCCTTTGACGTTACTTTTGATATCTTTGAGGGTATTCAAGCCAAACCGACTTTCAAACAGCTTTTGGTCTTTTTTAGCAAAAGGTTGCCCCATTTTTTCGTCAGCTACCTCTATTAAGCTATCGATTATGCCTTGCACCATCTGTTCTGCACCAGCATTAACCGTAGGATAGGTGCTATTACTGCTTTCTCCAGCCGTAGCGACTACTTCCTGGTATGCAGGTTTGCCTTCTACGCCTTTAGTCCAACTATCAGCTAGTTGTTTGGCTACTTGAGCGAAATTAACCCCTAAAGCTTGGACATACGCCAACTCCCTGGGAGTAAATTCGGTAGCTTTTTTATTGTGGTTGCTACCAAACAGGAGATACTCGATCGCGTGGAAGCCTTTTTCTGTATCTTTGAGTTCTTCTATGTATTTTGGAGTAAATCGATCTTGGCTTTTGAGAATTGCTTGCAAATCAGTATCATTAAGAGGCCAAGTATCTAATGCCCCATCATAACCGAGAGATTCCGCAGGGCCAAAGGTAAAAGATTCACTTTGTTCCCAAGCAGCGCGGGTGTTTACCCAAGCTTGTCTAGTGGCTTTTAAAGTCTCTTCGTTAGGGGTTTTAGCAAAGGTATCGATAGCTGTAGATAACGCTGCGGCGCGCTGTACAAAAGATTGCTGAGTGGGGACGACTACTTGTTTAGCAAAGTCTGCCACGATTTGTTTGTGGCTAAATTTCCCTTTTTCTTCAGTCGTAGATTGACTAGAAGCAGTTCCAGGAGGGTTGCTAGACGATGAACTATTAGATTCACAACCACTCATCCCTGTGAGAATCAACCCTACTAATGCGATCGCGATTCTTGATAAACAAATATACTGGCGCTGGCTCACAATTCACTCCCTAGAACTTAATTTGACTTAATTATTTAAAAACTTTCCTAACTATTTTGGATTTATTAGCAAATTTGTTGATAGTAATATGCAACTAAGTATTATACATTTAATCTCAGTAATGATAACTATTAGCATTTATTAAGATTTGATTGCAAAAGACTCACAGGGATAGCCACCGTCTTCTTCCAACTAGCAGCTACAATTTGTCGTAGATTAAAATCATCAGAGGCTTCCCCATCAGAACCTCAGTAACGGCAAATATGTTAGTTCCAGAAAGTTTAAGAGTATCTGAAAGTACTTCAGGCGATGGCGCTGGAGCGCAGCTTCGCGATCGCCCCAGTATAGTTTCGATTGTGGTGCCTGTGTATAATGAGGTGGAAAGTTTGCCGCACCTGCTCGAAGCGATATCTTCAAGTTTAAAAGAGATAAAATTACCCTACGAAATTATCTGTGTTGATGATGGCTCAACTGATGGTTCTCAAAACTTACTTAAGCAGCTAGCAGCTAATCGCACAGACCTCACCGCAGTCCTCTTGCGCCGCAATTACGGTCAAACAGCAGCGATGGCAGCAGGATTTAATTATGCTGGTGGTTGGGCAATTATAACTTTAGATGCGGATCTGCAAAACGATCCGGCAGATATTCCACAGTTATTAGCCAAATTAGAGGAAGGATATGATTTAGTGAGTGGTTGGCGACATCAAAGACAGGATGCCGCCGTTACACGCTTGCTGCCTTCAAAAATTGCTAATTGGTTAATTGGTCAAGTCATCGGGGTTCAATTGCACGATTATGGCTGCTCTTTAAAAGCTTATAGGGCGGAAGTAGTGGCAGATTTAAATTTATATGGGGAATTACATCGATTTTTACCAGCTTTAGCTTACATTGAAGGTGCTAGAATCGCTGAGATTCCTGTGCGCCACCATGCTCGGCAATACGGTCGTAGTAAGTATGGATTGGGACGAACTTTCCGCGTCTTGATGGATTTAGTCACGATCTGGTTTATGAAAAAATTCCTCACTCGTCCCATGCACGTTTTTGGGTTTATAGGTTTGGGATTTATGAGTTTAGGAGGAATATTTGGGATATACTTAACGATTCTCAAGCTAGCATTTGGAGCCACAATCGGTCACCGTCCCCTGCTGATTTTATCTGTTCTGTTAGTTTTGACAGGGGTACAGTTATTTGGATTTGGTTTGTTGGCGGAATTATTGATGAGAACCTATCATGAGTCTCAGGGACGACCGATATATCGAGTCAGAGAGATTGCTAGAGGGAATCGGGAGTAGGGAATCGGGAATGCTAGCCTACGGCACGCTGCGCTACGACAGGCTCAGCAACACGGGAATCGGGAATTCCTCTGCAAATTCAGCTATTACAGATCGATATCAAACAAAAACCACCTATGCAGTAAGTTAATGAAAGATATGGCTTTCTATGTACCTTCTATAATTTAAATAGTGGGTTTAAATTCCCAATTACCCAATATTTTGGGCAAAAGTATCGTTATATCGCCCTAAGTTTGCAAACCATAGGTTAACTGACAAAATGAAAGTTTTCGGGAAGTTAGAGCCGCAGCAACGTCAGAACCTGTTGGTTTTATTCACTGCTGGGATACTGTTTTGGTCGAGTATGGCGAGTCTATTGCCAACTTTACCAGGTTATGTAGCAGATCTAGGGGGTAGTAAACAGCAAATTGGCATCGTTATGGGTGCTTTTGCGATTGGCTTATTGGTGTTTCGTCCTTGGTTGGGAAAACTTGCAGATAGGCGTAGTCGGAAGCTAGTACTGATAATTGGAACTACAGTAGCAGCGATCGCCCCTCTTGGCTATCTTGGCTTCAAATCAATTCCCTTATTGATGCTGATTCGGGCATTTCATGGCATTAGTATTGCAGCTTTTACCACTGCATACAGCACCCTAATCGTAGAGTTGTCCCCTGTGAAACATCGGGGTGAATTGATTGGCTATATGAGCTTAACTATGCCAGTTGGTTTGGCTATTGGACCAGCTATCGGCGGTTTTTTGGTAGAGTATCGCGGTTATACTCCTTTGTTTATATTATCTGCTAGTT
The sequence above is drawn from the Merismopedia glauca CCAP 1448/3 genome and encodes:
- a CDS encoding glycosyltransferase family 2 protein, producing the protein MLVPESLRVSESTSGDGAGAQLRDRPSIVSIVVPVYNEVESLPHLLEAISSSLKEIKLPYEIICVDDGSTDGSQNLLKQLAANRTDLTAVLLRRNYGQTAAMAAGFNYAGGWAIITLDADLQNDPADIPQLLAKLEEGYDLVSGWRHQRQDAAVTRLLPSKIANWLIGQVIGVQLHDYGCSLKAYRAEVVADLNLYGELHRFLPALAYIEGARIAEIPVRHHARQYGRSKYGLGRTFRVLMDLVTIWFMKKFLTRPMHVFGFIGLGFMSLGGIFGIYLTILKLAFGATIGHRPLLILSVLLVLTGVQLFGFGLLAELLMRTYHESQGRPIYRVREIARGNRE
- a CDS encoding imelysin family protein, whose translation is MSQRQYICLSRIAIALVGLILTGMSGCESNSSSSSNPPGTASSQSTTEEKGKFSHKQIVADFAKQVVVPTQQSFVQRAAALSTAIDTFAKTPNEETLKATRQAWVNTRAAWEQSESFTFGPAESLGYDGALDTWPLNDTDLQAILKSQDRFTPKYIEELKDTEKGFHAIEYLLFGSNHNKKATEFTPRELAYVQALGVNFAQVAKQLADSWTKGVEGKPAYQEVVATAGESSNSTYPTVNAGAEQMVQGIIDSLIEVADEKMGQPFAKKDQKLFESRFGLNTLKDIKSNVKGAQNVYLGAFPDANTSGASLSAYIAEVNPDLDKRVKSGFQDSLAALEKIPDPIEKNLNNPQATASVKYAQEEITEVREILEKEVLPLIK